The Cervus canadensis isolate Bull #8, Minnesota chromosome 13, ASM1932006v1, whole genome shotgun sequence genomic interval CACTAGCCCCCAGGGCAATTGAGGAAACATTAAAATCAACCCCAGACAGAAAGCCAGCCTGCCCAAAGCTCTCATTTCCTTGTTTTAATAACAGTGCCAGGGGAAGGCCTGCAGGGGTTCCTTAGACTGTCTGCATTTTCATTTGTCGAGCAGTGTTGGATTAAGGTGgagaagataaaattataaatctcTGCTAATAAGGGACCTGGTAAGCAGTAGCCATTACctctgaaaaacaacaaaacaaaagagaaacaataaaacCAAACCCTCCGAGATCCTCACAACTTATCTGGGAATAGAGGTTTGCTGTCCCAGAAGTTGAATCCATTAAACAGTAGCATCTGTCAGTGGCCCTCACGCATTGTAACGACCCCAGAATTCATGTCCTAGAACCACAGCAGGATAATTTACTTCAGCACAAACCTTAAGCCTGTTTGTACTGTTGTGCAACTCAGGTGAAGGGCTTCCCTACCTCTCAGCCCTATCACCAGTGAGGCCAACGCATGCCTATTCCAGACCTCCTGATATCCATGTCTCCCAAGTCTGGACGCTGCGCAGGAATGAACACTCCTATGAATTTCGTGGTAGATGGAAGTCTCCCTTTTAAACTTTCAGTGTAGATGTAGCAGGGGTGTGGCCAGCCCTGGAACCTGGGCCCTGACGCTCACCCTGTGGCTCACTCCTGCAGATGCCATCTACGACTGCTCATCCCTCTACCAGAAGAACTACCGCATCTCTGGAGTATATAAGCTTCCTCCCGACGACTTCCTGGGCAGCCCTGAGCTGGAGGTGAGGTCATCGCAGCCCACTGCCTGGGTTCTGTCATCTCTTTTCCACCCACTCAAAGGCTGGGGACAGCAGGGCTAGTCAGTCTAAAGAGCGGGAAGCTCAAGACAGGGATGCAAGCACACCAAATACTAGACAGTGATCTAAACACTCCATTTACAGGGGGAAAAAGTCCAGGCATCTGTTTGGCTCCTTCACATCACTACCAACACTAATCCTTCTGATGTGCTCAGATCACGTTCTCACCACAACCTACGTGCTGCGAAGTCTTGCCACGGCCCATGGCAGTTGCTCTttagaggagaaaacagagaacATGTAGGGAGCATGTCAGAGGATCTGGATGCTTTCCCTTCAAACTCTACATGCACTTGCTCTCATCCTCAATTTTGATCTTTCTCAGCAAACCGCCAGCCTGCCCAGCTTGCCAATACTGGGGAGAATTACTACCTAGTAAGCCAGTGGCTGTGGAATGGCATATGGCCATCAACTGGGGGCAAGAGAAGGTGAGAAGCCATGCTCAGGCTCATGCTGCCTGTCTTGGCGGGTCCTGACCAGGGCGTCCCCTCCGCTCCAGGTGTTCTGTGACATGGAGACTTCAGGTGGCGGCTGGACCATCATTCAGAGACGGAAGAGTGGCCTCGTCTCCTTCTACCGGGACTGGAAGCAGTACAAGCAGGGCTTTGGCAGCATCCGTGGGGACTTCTGGCTGGGGAATGACCACATCCACCGGCTCTCCAGGCGGCCCACTCGGCTGCGCGTGGAGATGCAGGTGAGCACGAGGCGCGGTCCCCAGGACTGGACCAGGGCTGCCACGCCCAACTCCGCACAACTCCGGGGGTGTCATTCCTACTCCTTTCCACCGTCAGCTGGGATACTTACTATGGTGGTTTTCCTGCAGGTTGCAGTACAGTTGAGGAagaataggtttttttttaacccctgtatttttcacagaagtgaGGCTGCAGGTACAGGAGAGGCCAGACTCAGGCCAGAGCAGAGGAATCCAACAGTCAGCTGGGCTCAAACACTGGTCCCTGCCCTGGCCTGGGGTATCAGGACCTCTGCAAGCAAACCTTATTGGTGTCAGTTGGTGATCTTCCTTAAAGGCCCTGAAGCGTCACTATATTCTCAAGTTACTCTTATAACACCTCAGAGTAGGATACAGCAAAACTCAGGTCTACACttcacagacagaggaagagagaatgaaggggaagagaaagagagactaaTCAAGCCGTATGGGGACTTAGGAGGGAAGTCTGATCTAGGACTCTTGCTGTCTGATTCCCAGGTTAGTGTGTTAAACCAGAGACAGACAAGTAAAGTCGTGCTACGTTCCCTGCAGTGAGAAGACGGATGGCTGTagctggagagagagaagaggggcagGGTGGTATGACAGGAGGCGCTGCCAGTTTTTCTAAGGCTCTGCCTCCCCTGACAGGACTGGGAGGGCAATACGCGCTACGCCGAGTACAGCCACTTTGTTCTGGGCAACGAACTCAACAGCTACCGCCTCTTCCTGGGGAACTACAGTGGCGACGTGGGGAATGACGCCCTCATCTATCACAACAACACAGCCTTCAGCACCAAGGACAAGGACAACGACAACTGCTTGGACAAGTGCGCCCAGCTCCGCAAAGGTGAGAGTCCGGGTCTGGAGGGGGGAGTTCAGAGGCAGGGCCACAGTCCTGCTGGAGGAGAAAGAGTGGGTTTTCAGCTGCACAGTCAGTTTTCTGGCTTTGTACTCCTTTGTGACACTGACCCTAATGGCTTCAGGACATCCCTGCTGCCCAGGGTGTCAGTGGTCTCTGAGGACACTGGAGCACTGACTGTTTCCCGTCGCAGGTGGATACTGGTACAACTGCTGCACAGACTCCAACCTCAATGGCGTCTACTACCGCCTTGGGGAGCACAACAAGcacctggatggcatcacctggtACGGCTGGCACGGCTCCAGCTACTCCCTCAAACGAGTGGAGATGAAAATCCGCCCGGAAGACTTCCAGCCATAAAAAGGGGACTGTTCTGGAGGAGGACTGGAGGAACCGGAGGCTGGGAaaagggcagaggaggagagggaggcagtcTAGAAAGGGGAGGGATGGGAAGTGGCCTATC includes:
- the ANGPTL7 gene encoding angiopoietin-related protein 7 — encoded protein: MLKKTLSAVAWLGIFLVAFVSHPVWPQKPPKRKTPAELTAATCCEEAKALQAQIANLSSLLSDLGKKQERDWVSVVMQVMELESSAKSMETRLTEAESKYSEMNNQIGIMQLQAAQTVTQTSADAIYDCSSLYQKNYRISGVYKLPPDDFLGSPELEVFCDMETSGGGWTIIQRRKSGLVSFYRDWKQYKQGFGSIRGDFWLGNDHIHRLSRRPTRLRVEMQDWEGNTRYAEYSHFVLGNELNSYRLFLGNYSGDVGNDALIYHNNTAFSTKDKDNDNCLDKCAQLRKGGYWYNCCTDSNLNGVYYRLGEHNKHLDGITWYGWHGSSYSLKRVEMKIRPEDFQP